Genomic segment of Vicugna pacos chromosome 31, VicPac4, whole genome shotgun sequence:
tgcgATCATTGCTTTCTCTTAGGTCATTTCTTCTAATTAAACTCTATTCTGAGCAGCAAAATGCTAGGTTTTAGAAGAGAGAACAGAAccctgaagtcaggaagcattAACCCTTTCATCTATTGTTAACAaggtaaaacaggaaaaaattatcAATAGCTTGTGTTTTCTTTGGATTAACTGTGATGTTAAAGAATAGTTTCTCGGGTGGAAAGGGCAACATTTATGGCATTTCCATCCCAAGTCAATTCAAATCTTACTTTTTGGAAGTAGGCCTGTTCTTCTGTATAACATAATGATTACAAGTAAAATAATAGTAAATAGTAAATGATTACAAGTAAAATAGTAAAATTACTagaaagttaatttaaaatgatattaaaataccCAAAGTACATTTTATTAATTGAAAAAAACTGAGGTACAATGTTCAAAGATTCATTTAAGTCTAAACTATGAATGAACAGCCCAGGATAATCCCTACCTGCAACCCACCTGAGTGTTTTTACACAGGTTCAATTTTGCAATGCCAGCATAAGGCATTTCAGCTTGAACAAGTTAATCCTGTCCCGATTTCATACTACTgtcaaggaaaatactcagagcAAATACCACTGAGGGTACAGAAGAAACAGAGTGAATTATAAACACATCCAGGAAATTAGTCAAACTGATCGTACAGATCACATGTGGCTACAATAACCAGAGTACAATGAGGACTCTGTGGTGATGGACAACTTTCTAGAGTAAACAGTTCTAAATTTCCCCCTACTTCAGAAGAcaaaaatccataaaaaaaaaaagtaaaaaaatttgcCAATCCAGACTTAAGTAAAAAACAAGTATTGCACTATGTGCTTAAATTTTAAACCAGTAAAGATGcagtaatttcattcttttgtgaaaactattgtttaaatttattattcAATTAAATGATGCCAGCTACCAGCCAAGGGACAAATCCTGCCTCCTACCTGGAGGAAGCCTTTTGATTGTCCCCAAATGAGAGTACCAGTTCAGCACCTTTAATGGTCATTCTGATACACATCTCCCACTTAAACCCATAAACTTGATGGCATGTGAACTAAGAAGCACGACTGTCACCTGGGCCAGAGGACAATTTCTCGACgtaaaagaggaaaggaagtctACAGCAGGAGTGGGAAGGCCATTCTTCTGGTGCCTAACTGGCTGTATGTCATGGACAGGTGATTCACCTCCATGGCCCTTCTCTGCCTAATCTGTGAAACTGGACGGAGAGCAGAGCTGGACTATATGTTTGAGCTTCTCCCAGAGGTAAGAGACTGTGCTCCAGCATCTAAAATGGCCGCCCAGTCTACTCAAAGCTGTTAAATCAGCATACGGACTAATTTTAATCTAACAGAACAAAATTCAGGATGTGTTCTCACCTAGCATGTGACAGGCTCATACTAAGAACACACTTCGTGTAACTTAATTTATATTAACCATAACCTCTACCATCTTATAAATAACATTAATGTAGAACGAAATGCTGGTCTCTTCTAGGAAGTGACCAAAGCAACTAAAAACGAAACAGCCCCCCTGCGAGCAGTGTACCCACCTTTCACTTTCATTGTTGCCCAGAAATGTTCCAAACTGCGAGGCGTACGCATGCTCAAAGAGCGTGATGAGGAAATTCTCATTAAACTCAAAAGAACAAGGGAACTGACGAAGAATCTGCCACACACAGTCcaagaagagaagaaacacaGGCGACTCCCACTTCTGCCGACTGTTACAATAGGCTGACTGAGCGCAGCGCTGTTGGAATGGGTGGCCAGCCTAGGAGAAAAGACAGAAACGCGGCAGTCACGTCCTGGTGAGGTCACGTGACAGCACATTCTAGTCACGAATTTCACATAGCTGCAACACAACTATCACTAAAGGGAACAGCATATAATTCGCTCTTTAATGATTTCTTGGTTTAAGACAATTTTCAACAGCTAAGGAAAAAGACATTGATTTCCAAATCCTTAACGAGGCTGCGCAGTTAAGACACAACCGTAAGAACTGCAGTTGCTCTTGGAATATCAAGTAGAAGAATAATGAACTCCAGGAACAGGAAACATCCATCTTTCCAGGTCTGTGAGATCTGGATCAAAGTCAAAGAACATAAGCTGTTCAGGTACAAAACAAaggacacccccccaccccaatcccTGCTCTAAGCTCCACAAGCCTCACCACTGAGCAGAGGTAAATGTGGGTTCTCACAAACTTCATCGGGTCACTCCTGACATTAAACCTTCAATTACATACGAAAAAAGGTTACTATCATGAAGACAACTTTAGGAATACTTTTACATTGGACAAAGCTGTCCTTAATTTCCCCAAAAATAACTTCTCCCAAAATAATTTTCTCCCAAAAATAACTGGAAGAGCCTGCCATCTTCTGACCAAAGGAATTAAGAATCATCTGGCTCTCTGGCCCACCCAGGACCTGAGTGCTGACCTTGTCCTCCAAATTACACCCTTCTAGGCACTTCACAGACCTGCTGTTTCTTCGGGTCCTCATACTACTTTATCTGACAAAGACAGTGCCATCAGCATGGATGGGATTTTGATACCCATGAAAATGGTAATATATACATCATTAAACCACACTCATTTGTTTGTCTGCTGTGCATCATAAGAAATGTAGCTGAATAGATTTTCAACACAGAGATAAAGGTCAGCTGTCAGGGTGGGCAGACATGGTACATACATCATGGCATTAACACACACTGAATCATCGCATTAACACAATTAAATAATGAACTGTAAACAGAAGGGCCAGAAATGATTTTTCTCCAGAGATACTTCCACTTTCAAGATACATCTAAACATTTGTTTTCAATCACAATCATGTACTAAGTTACACCGGGCACATACATTTCTAAGTTCATCTCTGACTTGGAGGATTTCAACCTATTTTATGGGACCTTTATGTTAGCTGTCCTTCAGCATTATGTGACAGCACTGTGTTGTGTTCTAGGGACAAACAGCTGAATTGGGCAAGGTTCCTTGAACTCAAAGCAGTCACTTTATTTGGGTCTAGTTCCGGAAACAAGGCATGAGGAAAATGGGTCAATTTTACCTATGAAGGAAGTTAAGACCCCAAAGACCTCATGAACGCAGCAACGCTTAGCTGGGtcttaaagggggagaagggttTCACCTGGCGGGGATGACGACGGAATGGAGCCAGGCGAGCAGAAGGCAGACAGTGCTAAAGCACACGCCTCGCACTGTTTTTATCTCTAGCAAAACTAAGTTCTGCAAGACAAGATTATGTCTTACATCCTTTTTGTCTCCCCTGCAGGTAACAAAATACAACTAAAAAGCATTTGTGAAGGAAATGAAGTGCCAAGTGAGCAATACAAGCAAAGAGGGAGACGGAAAGTGAGAGGCAGTAAAGatgacagatatttattgagaggaagatagaaaactaaatatacatttaaacatCTGAGTCAATCAGAATTTcatatgaaaaattgtgctctacactggaatttaccacaacattgtaaagtgactataactcaaaaaacaagcaaacaaacaaaaaacacaaggcAACCTTAAAATGAGgatcaagacagaaaaaaaaaaaaggatcccaTACATTATGCCCATTCCCACAAACCAGCATCAGAGCCCAGTTGGGGCGGTTCCTCTCTGGACCAAACAGCTTCTCTCACCTGCAGCCACTCTCTTTCTATCAAGGCTTCAAAGCCACGGATGGTCCTGCTTCTTGGTTCCAAGATGATCTGGGCCAGGGAGGTGACCTGCAGCGTGGAATCAGTTCCTTCTGTTCCGTGAATCAGTATGGATGCTCCTTCCCTGACGGGAAAACCCAGAGCACAAATGGGACACTCCCAACACGGTCAACCAGCTTTGAAACACTGTCCTCAAGGCGTGTTTATTATTAACAATCTTGTGAGTCCTACTCTGTCCTGCAGGGCTTAGAGTCTAACTAAGGCATATGAAGGGGGCTTCCCTTGGGGAAAATGTAAAACTAGTGAGTCCCGAATTCCACATCACAAGAACCCTTTTAAGTTATAACAAGTCAGAGAACTGTTtagctgaatttttttcttcttttacaaaaCTGGGCAGCAAACCTCATCACACTAGTAGGCGCTAACCTTTTCTGCTTTAATAGCTGACGAAGGTCTTTTCTCACCAAACCTAGAAACACACACTTCAAGTTATTTTTCTGTATCTCTCTGGCCTTGATTCTTCCTTTCCACCATCAGCTCACTGTAAGGATGCCTTCATGAACTGTAATGGATCTGGGAAACAAGTCCTAACCACGCTTTGAGAAACATGACAGcaggaagaatttttaaatatacacacatatacacaaagcTGTCAATTTAGGAAGTCAGTGGCAATGACACTGCTCCCCAGGAGGTGCCCAGGACCCCACTGTCCTAGGAAGAGTGGGAGGAAACACCAAAAACTAAATTAACTAcacctctcctccccttctgcctttttaaattgaaatgacaGTGAAGGAACTTATGGAAAAAAGGCAAATGAGCTCACCACTTTCCCATTAAAGCTTCATGTTTGGCTCCTACTGTTAATTAATTCCCCATGCACAGACACTTTCACATGGCTGTGACAAAGCTAACTTCTTCTCACTTCCACTGAAAACAGACAACGTGGTTATAAGTGTCTATTAGAACTCATGTTTCATAAGCAAACAGAAGCCTCTGCACTCAGTATGTAAggggaaatatttttaacttaggttaaaaaaacccaaaccacttAATATTAACATAGCACTCTATGTTATTTATTTCTCTGCCACAGAACCTTGGTCTTTAACTCCCATATTTTATCAGATGAATGAGCTTCACTTTCTAAAACAAAGAATAGTGACAGCCTGGGATTCCTGACACCAAGAGTCTCCCATTCGTGGCACCCGGTGCCCATGTGGTAAATCGCTAACTCACCACATGATCTTAAGCAACCGTTCGATTATCAATGTCTACTAACCATTAAAAAGTTACTTATATAGTCCCCTAACTTGGAAGCATCAATGAAACAAAGTCTCAAAGAAAGATGCCATCCAACTCTGTGGCGGCAACCTACCTATTGCTTCCGTGGGAATCCCCTTCTTAAAAAGGGCATTCTAAGCTTCTGCAACAACTTATACCCATCCtttgttcaagtcttctgcctCAAGTCTCAAGGATTAGCAACCTTCaactgaatgaataaactaaAATTGCTTCATATACATCACATCACTAGCGTCAGGTTTCCTCAACTCGAGACCCAGGTATAACTGCACATAACAGGCAGTTTGTAACGAGACAGCTGAGACATTAGAATGGATCATTTACTGTGTAACAAAGTTAcatgtttcttttcattgctaTTTCAAAAATTTCTTGAAGGCCACGTTTGGCCCTctgaagagaaataagaaaacatcttttcattctttttcagtttaagaaaaagaaaattggtaGATCGTAACTTAAGgatcttacagaaaaaaaaaatcctttagtaCTTAAAAAAATCTGAGTCACTGAAGACAAGTATAGGTACATGGTTcacactcattcaacaaacatcacCAATTAATGCTAGACTCTAGGCACACACTTCGCTGGTAACTGAACGGCATTGACCACGGTTCTGTGGTTGTTAGTAAAACGATGGGAACAAAATACCTAGCACAGGCAAAGACTATAACATAATACACAGACATAGGTCTGGACGGAAGCAAGGCCCAGCTGGCGTGAGCGCCCCGCCCCAGAGCACTGAGATGCCCTCTACCTGTCCAGGCACTGAGCCACCAGGCAGGCGGTGGTCAGAATCTCCTTGATGTGAGTCAGCCAGTTGGAGGCCTCCAGTTTACTGAGCCACCGATCCATGTTGTGTGTTTGGTCATTGCACGCTTCCACGAGTTTGACTAAGCTCTCTTGAAGAATGTGATAcctttcaaaaataagaaaaagtagggggaaaaaaaaaaaagaaaaagaaaacagaatacaggatgaaggaataaaccaaaccaaaaactCAGCCTTCAATATATCCAAGAGCAAAAGCAGTtcaaaatactataaaaatattcacCTTGCTATACAATAACTTGAGGGTTAAAGACCGaaaaactaatatttttaaatgactgcaaAGAGGCTTAAAATGCCTGTGATGCTAAACTATTCCTCATCTGAACAGATTAAACCCAGAAACATGTGACTGGGAAGAAGGCCAGGGCACTGCATTTTGTGACAGGTCACAAGACTGCGCCACCGACATCTGCAAGGACACGGGCACGgtgagcagggatgctgaagGCCAGCTCAGGCCCCATTGTTTCATTAGCGCCAACTCTCATCCATCCACCACCAAGCCACTAACTGCAGGCATAAAGGAGAGATGACGTAGCTGGAGGAAACAAGGTGTGAAAGTAAGTGAGAATGGGGGAAATTAAATGAGTCTTTTGACTTAGGAAAGTATAATTACCCGTAGCATATCTTTTCAGTAAGTTTGGTGGCCTGCTGACTTTTAAGGAACAGGAAGACAGACTTCATGGTGATGACATTTCAGAGCTAACttagaaaaaaatgctatttgATTAAAACTCATCTGTCAGCATCCACAATAATCTTATAAAACACAAAGACAGGATACGCAGCCAATTTTGGACTCCAAGTTAATATGCAGGTTCGTTTGAAAACTTGTGATTTTTCACCCACTCTAATTAGCTTCACTAAGAGTCCACTGCCGTCTCCTGAATCTTTTACCTCTCAATGGACTTATGAATCCGCCTCCACTGGGGATAATGAGCTTCTTGCTCAAAGCCGCCTCCTTTGGCCCTGGCTTGCTGAGCTACGTTCAGAGGCCGGGTGTCGATGATGTAGCCCCGCTTTCCTGCTCTGAGGGTAGCATTGATCAGCTTCTCATCTTCTTTGCACCGTCTCCCATTTGTGCCAGTGAGTGGCTGACCACTTCGCATAATTACCTACAAGCACAATACAATCTAAAATTTACCAGTAGCTGCTTTCAaagtttctgaaaacagaaatgaattgGCTAGATTAAGAGTATCTCAAAAAACTGTGTGTTACTTTGGAGAGGGGTTTgatcctaaaacaaacaaaatatttttatacactgACGACTGTTGATaattgtaaaacaaaaataagacttGCACTCTCACATGATTTTCCTCCTACTATCTCAGAATACTTTCACATAATAAATGATAGTTTCTCTTTAGACCAGTATTATAATTCATTTAATCAGTGAACTAATTATCCAGCAGATCTGGGCCTATAATTAAGATAGTAATAATGGCCTGTGTGCCAGTAAACGTTTGCTTCAACTAGATAAACTTAGGGTTGGCAGGTTTTATCaagaattagaaagagaaaaagcaccaatggtaaaacaaaaaaaagtttatgcaCTATTATTCCTGTTTTGGGAATCATTTTTACTATCTTGAGAGCTATCTATCTCTGAGTTATTCACCAGTGGCCCTCTTCCATGCAGTATTCCAGGACTTAACCGCCTGTCTCCAAATACCACCAACTATATATTTTGAAAGGTTTGCTTTTGAAACTTTTCTCAAGAACTCAATGTCTATTATACTGATCTCTTCCCCGGTGAATGGTTTAGTTATTTCAACCTCAGCCAATAATATACACTTAACTACCTTGAAGGTTAACAGGAACAAGAAGGCCACCCAGAGGATGACAGTGGCTCTCAGGCAGCACTTACCACGTAAATGGACACAACAGTGTATTTGTTAAAATGCTTTATGATGAACCTAGTGAAGAGAAACACTACTGAGCAAGCAGGATAGGTGACCtgagttttagaaatatttttatccttAAATATCTATGCTGGACTTACtacaagaggaaaaaggaaaacggAGGATAACTGTAACTTATCTCCTAATTTACTGCCAGATTCAAAATGAGAAGCAGAGTTTACTGACTGAGAGAAAATAAGAGGAGAGaaacagatttagaaaaaaatttagggAACAAACACACAGCAAGCACTTGCCTATTCAACTCCTGACTCCACGTTTACTTAGGTTGTGACGAGTGACACATCACTCTTCactcttttgaaaattaaaacgtCTGCTCAATTTACTTTTCATAAGAAAATTTCGTGAGAATAATGAAAGTATAACAGCATTATTTTGGtcagagaaatttatttttctacctATGAGTGATATTTTAAGTGTCAAAGGAACATCAGTTCCCTTGGTCCTGAGTCCTGAGGATCTACCCAGCTGGGCTTTGCGAAGGTTAAGCAGCCTCAGGAGAAGAATCCAAAGTCAGACCCTGATCACAGAAAACACTCTACTTCTGATTCCCCAAAGTCTAAGTAAAAGGAAGTCCTGGCAGGAGACACTTCTGCTTCACGTCAAGGAACAGGTACACAGGAAAGGGGAACGTGTCTAAGAAAAGAACCTCAGACCAGTTCTTTCAGTAGACCAAGCTGCTCAGTACTGCTTGTCCACTTACCATTCCGTTTTTTTTATGATAATAGCTGAGAACTGGGAAGCGGCCTCCGTGTCGAAACGCAGCTACCTTCCGGAGAGCTTCGTCATCAACGGCTCTGGGCACGATGACAATTGGTGGGTAAGAGGGGCAGACAGCAAATTCCTTATTGACGTAGCTTAACCTCCATTCACTGgtctgaaaaacacaaaatacttCAAAGCTAAGCGAATATCACAGTGTCACAAAATAATCTGAGAAATTTTAAAGGAACGAGCTTGGAGATCAACTTTCATACAGGAAGAAGCCATCTCTGAGGAACTTAACAGGAGGATCCAGCACATACTTAAATCATCAGTGGAGCGCCATTCCTGAAGTCAGCTTTCTGCAGTGCTAGGTACCCTAGTTCCTAGAAAGTTCTTCCTCACACTGAGCAAAACTTGGTGCTCTGTTAACTTCctctattgttttttttaactgcgATTTCAGTTAAGTTCCCTATTTCATACAACATCCTTTGGAGCATATAAAAGACAGCAGTTTCTCCCTAGTCTTGTATTCTCCAAGATAAATATATTaagtgtgtttattttattatgtgtatCAGGGCCAACATCATCTCATCATCCTTCTCTGGGCACCACTGGCTTTGTTAACGGCACTCTCCCTTAAAGCACAGCAACAGGAAGGCTAGCACTCCAGATAACGCTTAAGTAGAACAGGACAGAGCAGAGCCGCTACCTACGTCCAATCCCTTGctcatttctgttatttaaaagaggaggaaaatgtAGAAGGATTGGTAACTTCTTCCTTAAAGCAACAGCAACTTAATACTAAGATTAATACTTACAAGCCAATGaaataatttctaattatttcataCTAAGGACTAAAAGTATACAATATAAAACTATCCAATGACAACTTATTTCTAACATCAAAAATGGAAACTACTTGAGGGCTGTAAAAACCTTTGcacatcaatcaatcaaattatgTGCATGTAAATATCGGTATGTGCCTGTAAATCAGAGTTGGCCTAACGTACTGGCCATGGGTTGTTAACATCAGGAAGATAAACTGAAGCATGTTTGATATAGTggaagagtattttttttaaaaaaaaaactttaaaaaggtaCAATATCgtatttttagttaaaattttttcACTGTTCAAAGTTAATTTGTTACTAATTTAAAAGACAGTTTctaaaagattctttttttaatttaattttatttatttatttgggggagtaattaggtttatttatttgtttcgaggaggtactgggaactgaacccaagaCTTTgtgtcacttgagctataccctcccccacatgattttttttttttaaaagacattatcTGTTTCCTGCTCCCTCATGATCTAATCCCTTTCCCAGAAATAACCATTTtcaactcttttagctttttggggggagtggggtTCTACTCTTAGGTTTTATTCATCGATTTCCTACTCTGGAGAATGCTGATTCTCCACTGACCTGCAATGCCACCTCTGTCACATATAAGTTTCCACACGTGCGGGACTCTATTCTGTCCCACTAGTCGGGCTGCAGTACATCGGTAGCTTTTAGAACAAGCTTGGTAGCTGGTAGGTTACCCCTCCTAgtctcctcctccccactttcATTCTTTAAGAGAAACTTGGCTTCTCCTGGCCCTTTGCTCTTTCATGGAACTTCTATCAAACTCCATGTAAAGACTTGCTGGGGTTTCAATAAGACGGCACTGACTTTACAGACTGATTTAGAGGCACTACGTCTTTATAATATTTACTCTCCTTGTCTATGAGCACAgggactttttaaagttttcttaatGTTTTCAATAAAGTTTAGAATTCAAGGGAcatcttgcatatattttcttagaTATACTCCTTGGAGCcttatatttttattgcattttagtTGTATGTCTTTAAAATTAAGTTTGGTACAGAGAAtgtcattttcaaaatttaaacaaGTGGCATTTGGAGTACACTCAGTCCGCTAGGAGAAAAGTCACTTAAGGGGCAGCACTGAGAACGAACGGCGCGAGCCTctgaggggcagaggctgccacaCTCACGGCCAGCAGCGCTTCCTCCAGGCTTGGGCACGTCAGCTGCACCTCATTCCCTGTGGAAAGGAACTGACCGTTTTCACAAGAAGAGTGAGGTGCTGGGCTTCTTCTCATTACCCACAGTTCTCTCAGGAGGTACTCACCGCTGAAGAGTAGAGTTCAAACTCCTGCTCGGGGAGGAAGGAATGCCAGCCGTCTTCTATCACGTCAAACATGGGCCGGTAAAAGAAAGGGTACATCAGAGTGATGGAGTCCAGGGTGGACAAGGCCTGGGGGAGAAAGGAGCACACCACAACTCGAAACACCTCCTAGCTGCCAAGCTGGTATTAAACAAACATGGCCCAATAATGATGGACACCCAATACATTTCTCTAACACTGTATTTCTCACTACCTCCAGTTATAGCCTATGGAGGCTAATTTCCATGCTTTCAGCATCTAACAAGCTATCTGGCACATAACACACTCAATTAGCATTTGCgaatgaataaaagaacaaaaccatCTGCACACTTATTctaggagaaaaatgaaagaaacccTTGAAACCATTTATAATAAAGCCTAATAAAAAGGGCCAAATATTTCTGGGGATCAGAGAACAGGTTTTGGTTAGTCAGTAAGGTCTTGACTCAAAATCCAGTTATTAACTATATAAACctatgtaaattattttaaatcactaTTTGTTAGCAATTATAAAAAAAGGGTGATATAGCTTAGTAGCCAAAGAGTCAGACTGGAGTCAAATTCCAGATCCCAGTGCAACAGTGTGGTTAAGCAGTGTAACCACTTCATGCCTAGATTCCTCAATTACAAGTAGAGGAAACAACCATACTGACCTCATAGGGCTACTAAGAGCATGAAGAGAGAAGACGTAGGTAACAGggccagaacagtgcctggcacataataaacctTAAAGTAATTCCATCAACGTTCATTTCCTCCCTTCCTAGAGCGACGTGGCCAGCTGTCATCATACCTGTGTACGCTACACTGACCCATTCTCAAGCCAAGGCGATAACTCTATGTTCAAAATGAGCCTCTGTTCATCTGAAGCACTTGAATTCCGGGTGATACCAGGTAAGCCTGACTAGATGGAAGTACAGACAGATGGAACACGGCAGTTTCATGCTTCTGACAGGGGAGCTATAGGAAGCGTTTCTATGGCTGGGAAAAAAAGGGCACCAAAATCAATGAGCATAATGCGAACTGCAGTAATTATGGAGACACCTTCCTGGAGTGGGGACGCGGACTCACCATCAGTATCCTCAAACTCTCAGGATAAAGCGACCTCCTTGTAGGTCACATAACGATCAGTCTCATAGAAGGATGGGCCCGTGACTTATTAAAAATAGACCGGACATGTAGTTTAGCAGTTTAACAAAAACATCCCCATCCGAAGTTACTCTTCTGTCTGTCCGTAAATTGTGA
This window contains:
- the MTMR9 gene encoding myotubularin-related protein 9: MEFAELIKTPRVDNVVLHRPFYPAVEGTLCLTGHHLILSSRQDNTEELWLLHSNIDAIDKRFVGPLGTIIIKCKDFRIIQLDIPGMEECLNIASSIEALSTLDSITLMYPFFYRPMFDVIEDGWHSFLPEQEFELYSSATSEWRLSYVNKEFAVCPSYPPIVIVPRAVDDEALRKVAAFRHGGRFPVLSYYHKKNGMVIMRSGQPLTGTNGRRCKEDEKLINATLRAGKRGYIIDTRPLNVAQQARAKGGGFEQEAHYPQWRRIHKSIERYHILQESLVKLVEACNDQTHNMDRWLSKLEASNWLTHIKEILTTACLVAQCLDREGASILIHGTEGTDSTLQVTSLAQIILEPRSRTIRGFEALIEREWLQAGHPFQQRCAQSAYCNSRQKWESPVFLLFLDCVWQILRQFPCSFEFNENFLITLFEHAYASQFGTFLGNNESERCKLKLQQKTMSLWSWVNRPSELSKFTNPLFEANNLVIWPSVAPQSLQLWEGIFLRWNRSSRYLDEAYEEMVNIIEYNRALQAKVNILRRQLAELETEDGTQESP